One genomic region from Dromaius novaehollandiae isolate bDroNov1 chromosome 21, bDroNov1.hap1, whole genome shotgun sequence encodes:
- the ARHGAP32 gene encoding rho GTPase-activating protein 32 isoform X6 — translation MKSRPTKQKLKQRGILKERVFGCDLGEHLLNSGHDVPQVLKSCTEFIEKHGIVDGIYRLSGIASNIQKLRHEFDSEQIPDLTKDIYIQDIHCVGSLCKLYFRELPNPLLTYQLYEKFSDAVSAATDEERLVKIHDVIQQLPPPHYRTLEFLMRHLARLADYCSITNMHTKNLAIVWAPNLLRSKQIESACFSGTAAFMEVRIQSVVVEFILNHVDVLFSSKLSSVIRDGAGHSSLSRPKSLLVSSPSTKLLTLEEAQARTQAQINSPIVADSKYIEVGEGPAALQGKFHTVIDFPSERKRPPNKMKKSPVGSWRSFFNLGKSSSVSKRKLQRNPSEPSEMKAIALAGGRGDSGTLRSAKSEESLTSLHAVDGESKLFRPRRPRSSSDALSASFNGELLGNMNRCNSYDNLPHDNDSDGDEGLIHVPALISPRSAEDVDLSPPDIGVASLDFDPMSFQCSPPQAESECLDSSTSLMESVGISKEKPSLIKKDLESGSQSQTPGSATSSEPVSPFQEKMSPFFTLDLSPTEEKASKSHAFSPKMGRKPIKSPPLTASEPISFALPSRISEALGGVPITSRNSSASSWSKGIGISEITNRSPTQMSLPLKSSETGAGEGAHQELQHAPLVAAGKPELPEEGERPMSSSQNKTVPTGHTQPGAVALDSPQDPVPVSSVSLIPPPPPKNAARMLALALAESAQQASAQSQKRPGDAHSESTNYGETEAGTALEKLHLSAGAPDKLHLYTGLPENRLHFQTGAPVEQDFQGSSTPGEQNHLPGAPGHRDPPPLHPGMPGDLPASRDAEQEQSNFHPAKVGDRDQFPPHAGDWDHTHHHAGALPDWEPPTADLSIDKPHLRTCMSVDKHHVPVCTAEDKLQSPPVVTAGEKTALASMLYLTTIQTTVTEPNRGAAGPHPAGPPTAQADVVATAAPRTLATSQPAPLQRQDHQSATGQVPAASAKASSSSSQVRGATAPEKPPEPAPVFVSESNSAICSSSSMPTGHQSHLEKPREATRAPPLHLRSESVPTHSSYSFAPPVPPVRTLESKIAAAMHSNNTDTINNSNYHAFLASSMLASSVEEALLPPPPPPPKHASLQSVYMPHPKPESIPESSGPDNYLHHKPASTHQYRPESVPPHISYHSKADQHQAYPPRSETPTSMGARYNTYTSQAKSTSALHSKPRSRTEFVSSVSPTGLRNAGYAEDAPPYPTIRRVQSLHVPTPAASAIRSVPISRTEVPPDDEPLYCPRPLYQYKPYQPHSDYHVTQLQPYFENGRVHYRYSPYSSSSGSSYYTTADGSFYDLDPYSTVRARPFHPLPSRDFASYASRLQSKGPYRYPGLSAYPRGGLISHLTGKEHSFISRDVPPAPDVKHMYMSWDLEDMEKYRMQSIRRESRTRQKVKGPVMSQYDNVAPLLQEELGGLDVIHLRSKSDPGKTGLLTVAEGKEGRYPAKAATPEGDERYYMQHAEPELERAHYHGAYGNGQSEKPSLPQKQSSVRNRKLHEPGCNPNEHRTHLQQEASHRQPSESKNGPPYPDYRPKGGPEPSEPIGYQHSGGKYIPANQETLRLNHKEVRVAEDRPDLERPRARPAASMEKHSRDCYKDEEHAASAMAPPPKPERSHSLRMQHPETMERDSALLYPYQTLGKRQSTMTVVSQYDNLEDYHTMPQHQRGGYVGGGGFAPPGFSHVHSRTYATALGQGAFLPTELCLQRPETEVHVE, via the exons gatgctGTTTCTGCTGCTACAGATGAAGAGCGTTTGGTTAAAATTCATGATGTCATTCAACAGCTACCCCCTCCTCACTACAG GACACTGGAGTTCCTAATGAGACACTTAGCTCGTCTAGCTGATTACTGCTCAATCACAAATATGCACACCAAGAACTTAGCAATTGTCTGGGCTCCAAACCTCCTAag ATCAAAGCAGATAGAGTCTGCCTGCTTCAGCGGAACAGCTGCCTTCATGGAGGTGAGAATCCAGTCGGTAGTTGTGGAATTCATCTTGAATCACGTAGACGTCCTCTTCAGTTCCAAACTCAGCTCGGTCATACGAGATGGAGCAG GGCACAGTTCTTTATCACGGCCCAAGTCTCTGTTGGTATCGTCTCCTTCCACAAAGCTGCTCACGCTGGAGGAGGCACAGGCACGGACACAAGCCCAGATCAACTCTCCCATCGTGGCAGACAGTAAATACATTGAAGTGGGAGAAGGCCCTGCAGCTTTACAGGGGAAATTCCACACAGTCATAGACTTTCCCTCTGAAAG AAAAAGACCACCCAATAAGATGAAGAAGTCGCCGGTTGGCAGTTGGCGTTCCTTCTTCAACCTAGGAAAATCATCATCCGTGTCCAAACGCAAACTGCAGCGCAACCCTAGCGAACCCTCAGAAATGAAAGCCATAGCCCTGGCAG GTGGAAGAGGAGACAGCGGGACTCTTCGCTCAGCTAAAAGCGAAGAATCACTTACCTCTCTGCATGCTGTTGATG GCGAATCTAAACTGTTTCGACCCCGAAGACCTAGATCTAGCAGCGATGCATTGTCCGCCTCCTTTAACGGAGAGCTTTTAGGAAACATGAATCGCTGCAATTCTTACGACAACCTTCCCCACGACAATGACAGCGATGGGGATGAAGGGCTAATCCACGTTCCTGCCCTTATTTCTCCTCGATCTGCTGAAGACGTTGACCTGAGCCCACCGGATATTGGAGTCGCTAGCTTGGATTTTGACCCCATGTCTTTTCAGTGCAGCCCACCCCAAGCGGAGTCCGAGTGCCTGGATAGCAGTACCTCCCTGATGGAGTCAGTTGGCATCAGTAAGGAGAAGCCAAGCCTAATTAAGAAGGATTTAGAATCAGGCAGCCAGTCTCAGACACCAGGCAGTGCCACGAGCTCTGAGCCAGTGTCCCCATTCCAAGAGAAGATGAGTCCCTTCTTCACTCTGGACCTGAGCCCCACCGAAGAGAAGGCCTCCAAATCCCATGCTTTCTCACCTAAGATGGGGCGAAAGCCCATCAAATCTCCACCACTGACTGCATCGGAACCCATCTCCTTTGCGCTGCCCAGCCGCATATCAGAAGCTCTTGGAGGAGTGCCCATCACGTCCAGAAACTCCTCTGCTTCCAGCTGGAGCAAAGGGATTGGCATCAGTGAGATCACAAACAGGTCCCCAACCCAGATGTCCTTGCCCCTGAAAAGCAGTGAAAcgggagcaggggaaggagccCACCAAGAGCTACAGCATGCCCCGCTAGTGGCTGCTGGCAAACCAGAGTTGCCAGAAGAAGGGGAGAGACCAATGTCAAGCAGTCAGAATAAGACTGTACCCACTGGACACACACAGCCAG GAGCAGTTGCCCTCGACTCCCCCCAGGATCCTGTTCCCGTCAGTTCTGTGTCTCttatccctcctcctcctccgaaaAACGCAGCGCGCATGCTAGCCCTAGCGTTAGCCGAGTCCGCGCAGCAAGCATCCGCTCAGTCTCAGAAAAGGCCAGGAGATGCTCATTCTGAAAGCACAAATTACGGAGAGACTGAAGCTGGCACAGCTCTAGAAAAGCTCCATCTCAGTGCTGGTGCGCCAGACAAGCTCCACCTGTACACTGGTCTGCCTGAGAACCGACTTCACTTCCAGACTGGTGCACCAGTAGAGCAGGATTTTCAaggcagcagcacgcctggggaGCAGAACCACCTGCCAGGTGCACCTGGACACCGGGACCCCCCACCTCTCCACCCTGGCATGCCCGGGGACTTGCCTGCTAGCAGAGACGCAGAGCAGGAGCAATCCAACTTCCATCCTGCTAAAGTGGGGGACAGAGATCAGTTCCCCCCCCACGCTGGGGACTGGGACCACACACACCACCACGCAGGCGCGCTGCCTGACTGGGAACCTCCCACAGCAGACTTGTCCATAGATAAGCCCCACCTTCGCACGTGCATGTCTGTGGACAAGCACCACGTTCCCGTCTGCACAGCTGAGGACAAACTTCAGTCTCCTCCTGTTGTAACTGCCGGGGAGAAAACCGCCCTGGCTTCAATGCTGTACTTAACAACCATCCAGACAACAGTGACCGAGCCTAACCGTGGGGCAGCGGGTCCGCACCCGGCTGGCCCACCCACCGCTCAGGCAGATGTCGTCGCTACAGCTGCTCCACGCACACTCGCCACCAGCCAGCCGGCACCGTTGCAGAGGCAAGACCACCAGTCAGCAACGGGACAAGTGCCAGCCGCCTCTGCAAAGGCATCGAGTAGTTCCAGTCAG GTACGGGGTGCAACAGCACCTGAAAAGCCACCTGAGCCTGCTCCTGTTTTTGTCTCAGAAAGCAATTCTGCCAtctgcagctcctcatccatGCCCACGGGCCACCAGAGCCATTTGGAAAAGCCTCGGGAGGCTACGAGGGCTCCCCCACTGCACCTGCGGTCCGAGTCAGTCCCCACTCACTCCTCCTACAGCTTTGCACCGCCCGTCCCGCCTGTGAGAACGCTGGAGAGCAAGATTGCTGCTGCCATGCACTCGAACAACACGGACACCATCAACAACTCCAATTACCACGCCTTCCTGGCTTCCTCCATGCTGGCCTCCTCAGTGGAGGAAGCTTTGCtgccgccgccacctcccccgccCAAGCACGCTTCCCTGCAGTCCGTGTACATGCCGCATCCCAAGCCAGAGAGCATTCCCGAGTCCTCCGGGCCAGACAACTACCTGCACCACAAGCCCGCTTCCACCCACCAGTACAGGCCAGAGAGCGTTCCTCCTCACATCTCCTACCACAGCAAGGCCGACCAGCACCAAGCCTACCCGCCCAGGTCGGAGACGCCCACCTCTATGGGCGCTCGCTACAACACCTACACGAGCCAGGCGAAGAGCACCTCAGCGCTCCACTCCAAGCCGCGCAGCCGGACAGAGTTTGTGTCCTCCGTGAGCCCGACGGGCCTGCGTAACGCTGGCTACGCGGAGGACGCTCCGCCCTACCCCACCATCCGAAGGGTTCAGTCGCTGCACGTGCCCACCCCCGCTGCCTCCGCCATCCGCTCCGTTCCCATTTCCCGGACTGAGGTGCCGCCGGACGACGAGCCGCTGTACTGCCCGCGGCCCCTCTATCAGTACAAGCCATACCAGCCCCACTCCGACTACCACGTAACTCAGCTGCAGCCTTACTTCGAGAACGGGCGGGTACATTACCGCTACAGTCCTTACTCCAGCTCTTCCGGTTCCTCTTACTACACCACTGCTGATGGGAGCTTTTACGACCTGGACCCCTACAGCACCGTGCGGGCCAGGCCATTCCACCCCCTGCCCAGCCGAGACTTCGCATCCTACGCCTCGCGGCTTCAGAGCAAAGGTCCGTACCGCTATCCTGGCTTGTCCGCCTACCCTCGGGGCGGCCTCATCAGCCACCTGACAGGTAAAGAGCACAGCTTTATCAGCAGAGACGTGCCTCCTGCCCCAGACGTCAAACACATGTACATGTCGTGGGACCTGGAGGACATGGAGAAGTACCGCATGCAGTCTATTCGCCGGGAGAGCCGCACGCGCCAGAAGGTGAAAGGGCCCGTGATGTCCCAGTACGATAACGTGGCCCCTCTGCTGCAGGAGGAACTGGGAGGGCTGGACGTCATTCACTTGCGCAGCAAGTCAGATCCTGGGAAGACTGGCCTCCTCACCGTGGCAGAGGGGAAAGAGGGGCGGTACCCGGCGAAAGCAGCTACGCCGGAGGGGGACGAACGTTACTACATGCAGCACGCTGAGCCAGAGCTGGAGCGAGCCCACTATCACGGGGCCTACGGGAACGGGCAGTCGGAGAAGCCGTCCCTTCCCCAGAAGCAGAGCAGCGTCCGCAACAGGAAGCTGCACGAGCCGGGCTGCAACCCGAACGAACACAGGACACACTTGCAGCAGGAAGCAAGCCATAGGCAGCCTTCCGAATCCAAAAACGGGCCCCCTTATCCCGACTACAGGCCTAAAGGTGGTCCGGAGCCCTCTGAGCCCATCGGTTACCAGCACTCGGGTGGGAAGTACATCCCGGCAAACCAGGAAACCCTGAGACTGAACCACAAGGAGGTGAGGGTAGCAGAGGACAGGCCAGATTTGGAAAGGCCTCGAGCCAGGCCGGCCGCTTCCATGGAGAAGCACTCCAGAGACTGCTACAAAGACGAGGAGCACGCCGCCTCCGCCATGGCACCGCCGCCCAAGCCCGAACGgagccacagcctcagaatgcagcaccCCGAAACCATGGAGAGGGACTCGGCCCTCCTCTACCCATACCAAACCCTCGGGAAACGCCAAAGCACTATGACTGTGGTGTCCCAGTACGATAATTTGGAGGATTACCATACCATGCCTCAGCACCAAAGAGGGGGCTACGTCGGAGGAGGGGGGTTTGCGCCCCCCGGGTTTTCCCACGTGCACAGTAGAACTTACGCCACGGCCCTGGGCCAGGGGGCCTTCCTCCCCACAGAGCTGTGTCTGCAGAGGCCGGAAACGGAGGTCCACGTTGAGTGA